TTTCTTCCCAGGTGGGTTGTTCTGGCATTTCAAGGCCAGCTTCTTCGAACAGCGTGGTGTTGTAATACAACATGCTGGATTCACCATAGAAAGGAACAGCATACAGTTCATCATCAACGGAAAGGCCCAGGCGTACGCCTTCTAGCAGGTCATCAAAGTCATAATCAGGCTGGACATTATCGGGATTTTCCGCAGCCAGCGCGTCAATCGAATGAATCCATCCATTTTGTGCCCAGATCGGCACTTCGAAGATACCGACAGTCACAATATCGAACGTGCTAGAGCCTGTTGCCACGTCCGTTGTGACGGTAGAACGCAGTTCATTTTCTGGCAATATCACCCAATTCAGGGAGATATTCGGGTAGGCCGCTTCGAATTCTTCTGTGAAGCTTTCCATAACGACCATGTCGGGGTTATTTACGGTTGCGATGGTAAGTTCGACGGTTTCCTGTGCAGAGAGGCTAGAGCCGGCAAAAATAAGCGCCAACAACAGTGTAAAAATAGATACTTTACGCATAGTAAATACCTCCATAATTTTTGTAAACGTTTACATTTGTAAACGTTTACAATATATACGCCTTTATAAAAGAAGACAAGAGTTATTACAAAATACAAACGTAATAAAGCTAAATAGCAATTGTGACAACTGGCACAATAGGTATTAGTAAGCTAAAAGGAGCCAATTTCAGGGCTTTTAATGAAATAGATGTCTTATTAAAAAGGGGACTTTGCATAGGACCTGACGAGGTTAAATAAGGGAAAAGACGGGCATTTTGGGGTGCAGCTACCCCAGGCCACCCTGCTGTAATGCCCATCTAGAGCCTCTATAAAAGAGCAGCATGGGCCACCTTATAGACGCTCCATTTTTATCTATAGAAAATGCTCAAAATTTGGGCGAATTTCAGCCCATTTTCAGGGTAATTTGGGACCAAAATCATTGGGTTCGTTTGCGTTTGAAGGTATAATTAAATAGTTATTTTTAACTTGTCGCTAAACTACACAAATGGACGTTCATGTATAAAGAAGTTGAACTTACAGAACTCGCTCTTCCGGAATTCGGACTCCCTACAATTCAGCCTGTCATCACCGCTGAATTGTACCGTGAGCGACTCAATCATCTGGTGGAACGCGCCGGTGCCGAAGGCTATGATGTGTTCGTCGTCTACGGTGATAAAGAGCATTTTCCGAATCTGACGTACCTCACAGGTTATGATCCACGCTTCGAAGAATCGTTGTTAGTGATTGACATCGCCCGTTATGGCGAACAGAAACCGCTCCTGCTCGTCGGCAATGAAGGCATCGGTTACGCCAACATCAGCCCCATTAAGGATGACCTCGAATTCGTACTTTATCAGAGCATGAGTTTGCTCAGTCAGCCGCGCGGCGACAGCCGTTCACTGGCGGATATTATGCATTCTGGTGGCGTTAAATCAGGAGCGAGCGTCGGCGTCGCTGGTTGGAAATACTTCAACGAAGTGGAAACATCCTCACCCAGCGAGTGGATCGAAATTCCAAGCTATGTTGTCGATACGCTCCGCGAACTAGCGGGCAGCGAAGGCAGCGTCGTTAACGCGGGGCATATTTTCATGGATGCCACGACAGGCTTACGCGCGATCAACGAAGTGGAGCAACTGGCCGCTTTCGAATTCGCTGAGACGTTTGCTTCGCAGTCTGTGCGCAACGTGCTATTTGGTGTGCGCCCTGGCATGACGGAACTTGAAGCAGGCGAGCTGTTGCGTTTGAACGGCCTTGCGTTGGCAGCACATGTTTTCCTGGCATCTGGGGAGCGGGCCTTCCTGGGGATGGCAAGCCCAAGCCTCAACCGCATTGAAGAGGGCGATCCCTTCACCGTTTGCTGTGCGCCCTGGGGTGGCCTGACCAGTCGCGCCGGGTTCATCGTGGAGCGTGCAGATCAGCTCCCTGAAGATATTCAGGATTATGTTGAAAAAGTCGTCGCCCCGTACTTCCAGGCGATTGTCGCCTGGTACGAGCACATCGGGATTGGCGTCCCTGGTGGCGAATTGTACGACATCATTCACGACAAAATTGGTGATCCGTTCTTCGGCGTCAAGCTGAACCCAGGCCATCTCATCCACTTAGACGAGTGGGTACATTCACCTGTATACAAAGATTCCAAAGAGCAATTGAAATCCGGCATGGCCCTACAAGTAGACGTCATCCCTGGGACGGGCACGCGCTACTACACATCGAACATCGAAGACGGCATCGCCCTGGCAGACGAAGACTTACGCGCAGCTTTCGCTGAACAATACCCAGAAGCATGGGGACGTATTCAAGCACGCCGCGCGTTCATGCAGGATGTGCTCGGCATCAACCTGAAGCCGGAAGTTCTGCCCTTCTCTAACATCCCAGCCTACTTACCACCGTTCGTCCTCGCGCCTCAACGGGCGATGCGGGCACTCTAGGGGTCAACATATGCGAATCGCCATTGGTGGAATTGCCGTTGAATGCTGCTCCTTTTCGCCATTGCCAACACGGCTCGATGACATCACACGCCTGCGCGGCGACGAACTGCACGCTGAATATCCCTTTCTGCCATCCCTGCCAGAGGCCGAGTATGTCCCACTGATTCGTGGGCGGGCAACCCCTGGCGGCCCGGTAGAACGCAGCGCTTATGAGCAGATCAAGCAGGAATTCCTGGATAAGCTGCGCGAGGGTGGCCCATGGGATGGGGTCTATCTCGATATGCATGGGGCGCTCTATGTCCTCGGTATGGAAGATGCCGAAGGCGATTGGACAGCATCTGTACGGGAGGTCGTCGGTGAAGATTGTATGATCTCCGCAAGTTATGATTTGCATGGGAATGTCTCGCCGCGCGTCATGGCGAATGTGGATTTGCTCACAGCCTATCGCACCGCGCCACACCGTGATGTGACGGAAACACGAGAGCGCGCTTGCCGCCTTCTGGTGCACTGCCTTATGCATGATGTGCATCCCAACAAGGTATTCATCCCGGTGCCGCTGCTGCTCCCAGGCGAAAAAGCCATGACCACAGCAGAGCCAGCAGGCAGCCTTTATGCACGCATTCCGGAGGTCATCGAAGCTTACGATTTGCTGGATGTTTCGATTCTCGTCGGCTATGCCTGGGTAGATGAACCCCGTGCAACCGCCTGTGTGATTACCCTGGGCGAAGACGCGGGCAAGGCTCAACAAGCTGCTGAAGAACTCGCCCGTGACTACTGGTCACGTCGCGAGGGCTTTCGCTTCGGCATGCCAACAGGCACCGTCGATGCATGCATTGAGCAAGCACAAGCCCTGCCGGAAAAGCCTGTCTTCATCAGCGATGCAGGCGATAATATCACCGGGGGTGGCATTGGGGATGTCCCTTACTGCCTCGATAGATTGCTTGCACACGGGATAACAAACTGCCTGTATGCCGGGATTGTCGATGCAGCGGCGGTGGCTGTTTGCTTCGACGTGGGCACCGGGGCAGAGGTATCGTTATCCTTGGGTGGCAAGCTGGATACCACACATGGAACGCCGTTTGAGGTCGTCGCAACAGTCCTCAAATTGGATGATACCCTCACGACAAATCGCCACGCCATCATTGATGTTCAGGGGATACAGGTCATCCTTACAGAGCGTCGCACAGCTTTCACGACGGCGGCACAATTCGACCAACTTGGCATTGATCCGCGCACATATGAACTGGTCGTGATCAAGCTGGGTTACTTGTTCCCGGAGATTGCACCCATGGCGCAGCATGCTCTGCTGGCGCTGAGCCCTGGTGCCATTGACCCGGCAGTGGAGAACTTACCGTATGAGCACGTCAAGCATCCGATCTTCCCGCTGGACCGAGAAATGACGTGGCATCCATAAGCTATAGCTATTGCTTTAGCCATAAGTACAAAAATGCAAAGGGCACGGTTTTTGACCGTGCCCAACCTTATTTTTATGCGATTTGAGCAGCTAAAAATACCCCTCAGCAAGCGCCTCAAAAAAGCAGTTCAGGCAAGCGGCCCATGCCCTAATGTCAGGTCCAATGACCAGCTCAAAGTTATACCTGGTAGTAAGTGCATGACTCGTTCATTCTGCCATGCCAGCGCTAGCGTATCGTAATAACCTGTGGAAGGTTCGAGCGCGGCAGTCGGCGCAGGGTTGTAAGAGCCTTCATCAACCCAGATGCCCAGATAAGGCACCGATTCCGCATCCCAGGAGAGGCGCAGCCATGGCCCGTCTACGCTCTGGCGCAAAGCAGCCCAATGTGCGGGTTGCTCTGGCGGCAAATAAACCTTGCGATGCTTATGTTCACTCGCTGCCCGCACACGGTCAATCATGAGAAGCTCGCCCGATTGGGTCCGGGCTTCCGGCCAGTCGATGCGTGCCCCAACCTTGGGGAGTTCATGCGTTGATTGCACGTTGACCACCTCGGCCACGTTATCCGGCAGGATGATGCGCGTCTCTGCATCTGCAATGAACTGTGGATGCGCCGTCCAGACGGCGACGAGGGCCTCCGCGCTTGTATTCACCACCTCGTAACTCAGGCGAATCGTCGCATCGTGGAGGGCGCGGATCGTCCGCGTCAGCGTATACGGGAGCGCGCGCCCCTGCACATGCGTCTGGATGACATCCGTCTGATTGGCATCATGGCCCCATGGCAGCGCCCAAACTTCACCGTGATCTGGCAGCTCTGCACCCTGGTAAGCCCCTGCGACTGGATACTGGCAGCGGTCAATCGTTGGGAACATCTCGTCCCAACCACTCATATCCTGGTCGACAAATGAGGCCCCATAAGCCACCGACTGCAAATATCCATCCTTGGGCGGCTGCAACCATTCACGTTCTGCCTGACGGTCGAAGACTGAGACGATCTTCGCGCCAAACTCCGGCACAGTGATTAACCGCAAAGCGGCGGTTTCCAACGCCAGGGCTGACTGCCCGTACCATTCCGTTGCATAAACACGGCCTATAGATGAAGGCATCATCGGTTCATCATGAGGCATAGTTCGCGCTCGATGTATAGCCACTCGGATTGAAGCGCCATGCACGATGCACGACGGCACCGAGGTGATCGGGCTGTTGTGCCAGCACAATATCAAACTCAGTCTGGGCCTCTTCGCGCTTGCCCAATCCCAACAACCCTAACCCCATCATGAAATGGCAGTGCAGGCGATGACGAACCTTCAAGTCCGTATCGAAGACGAGGAAATCAGGCAGCGAGACAGCGAAGTAATCCATTTGCACCTCATCGTCCATATGTTCCTGCCCATAATCCATGAGCGCCTGGAAGATGCTGTTGGCTTCTTCTACCCGCCCTAAAGCAAGGCGTGCCAACCCCTGATAGAAAATCAATTCCGGCGGCTGGTCGTTGTAATACATCGCTGAAGCCAGTTCCATAGAGCCCAATGTCGCCTTTTCAAAATTTGCCCTGGCCTGGTCAGGATCGCCAGCAAGCGTGTATGCCACGCCCAGTAAGAAATAGATGTGATTATCGTGCGAGCCGATGAGCTTACCTTCGCCCAGGGACACGGGATAGATGAGCGCTTGTCTCAGGTGATCAATAGCATCTTGCGCACGTTCTTCGAGCAAGGCTCGCTTGGCAATTTCGATCTGGCTGGCGACATATTGCGTCGTGACTTTGCCTTCGCCCCCTTCCCATGGATGGAAGGTGCGGCTCATCAGGCTGGTGAGCGCTTCTTCACTACGGCCTAACACATTGAGCAACAGGACGCGCTCAACGGTTAAATCATCACGCCATTGGACGAGATCAGCATATTGCTCCAGACGTGCGAGGCGTTCCGCCGGGGCACGCCCCAACTGCTTATCAAGCTGATCCAGCTCGAACAAAATGCGACCATCCGCTGTGTTGAGGGCAAAAGCACGTTCATAGGCGGCTTTTGCGGCCTGCTCATCACCGCGCTTATTCATATAAGCCAGCCCCAGGTTGCGATAGACCGTGGGGAATGCCGGGTCAAGTTCTGCGGCCCGTTCCCAGCAGGTGATCGCTTCTTCATAGCGGCGGTGCGCATACCAGAAGTTGCCGAGGTAATAAGGCGCACGGGCATCATCGGGGTGACTGTCGATAGCCGCTTGCAGGGCCGGGACCGCTTCCACGCGATGGGGGAAGCAATAATCGGACGAGAGGCCAGCCGCTGCCACGAAGCTCGCATCAGCCGCCGCGTTGTCGCCCATTTGCTGCTGTATCCAACCGGCATAATAGCGAACCATCGGGTCCGTGAGTGGCGCGGCCCCTAGCAGGTTGAGCGCTTCGTCATAGAACCCGGCGTGTGCATAATCGAGCGCAATCTCAATGCAGGTTTGCGCATCATCGCCAAACAGATCGCGGTACGTTGTGTCATCGTTCAGCCAGAATTGCTCCACAAGCGCCCCGCTATCCAGTCTGTCCATTTCCAGGCTGGCATCGGCTTCCTGTTGAGCGTCGGCAGTGCGGCCCAGATGACGCAGCACAGCAATTTTGAGATGGCGTGCTTTGTAATGCCGTGTATTGTTTGCCAGCGAACGCCCAAGCAGGTCAAGCGCTTCATCCCAAGATTGGCGGCGGCAGGCAATACGTGCCAGTTCAAAGTAGCCACTATCTTGCCATGCTGCATTCCAGATCGCTTTATAGAAAGCGTCGAAAGCTTCCGTGTAGCGTGCCTGCAACCTCAGGGCGATGCCGAGATTGTAGTAAGGTTCGCCATCGTAGGGGTTCGGGTTACGCGATATCAGGCGGGTGATCGCCTTGCGGAAGTAAGCTTCTGCCTCAGCGAATTTACCACGGCGCAGCAGCAGCAAGCCGAGCGCGTTATTGCAGCGGCTGTCGAGCGGATCGCGGCGAAGGGCCTCTTCGTAATAGGGTTCTGGTTCATATGTCGCGTGACGATACTGCTCCAGATGCAGGCCATTGAGGAATAATTCCTCATTCGTCTCAATCTCCGCAGGGGGGCGTGCCGCAGTCGCGGGGTCAGGGATATTGTGTTCTTGATCGACCAATGGCGCATAAGAGAGCAATTCGGCATTGCTCTCGCCATCATAAACGCTCAATTTTAGGTCAGCGACAGTAGCCCCATCTGGCAGGGTAATGGATTCTTCGAGAAGTGTCTCCGGGTCAAGCGATGCAGCACGCTCGAATAGAACGCTGTCGCCACACGTCAGCACAACGCGCACAGCACGCGGGCTGGAGACATAAACGCCAATATCCGCTTTCGAGCCCTTAACTTCCAGGTTGAGCAGCACCTCTTTAGAAGCATTCTTAGGTGCGCCGATGCGCTTGTATGGCATGAAGATTTGTGTAAAGCGCTTCTCCTCACCGGGCTGCAACCAGCTAAAATCAGGCTGATTATCCGTGTACGCGCCACACATCAACTCAATATAGGGGCCATCCTCATCCGTCAGATGGCGATCCCAGGCCTGACCAAAGTCACCAGACCCCCACGTCCACTGCTTTTTGCCAGGGACGACATGATGATTGGCGACGTGCATCATCCCCGCTTGCTTGCCGTGGTCATAGCAGCCAACGAAGTCGAAATCGGAGTGATACGCCATGTATGAAGTGGGCACGGGGATATTCTTATAACGAGAAATATCTGTCCCCGGCGCATAGTTCATTTTGTAATACGTGCCTGTTGCGATCGGGAAGCTTGAGACATCCCGTTTACCGTGGTCCATAACGGCGTAAACATCGGGTGGGAAGACCGATTGATAATCATCGTTGACGGCGACTGCCGGGTTTGCCCACCAGAGGAATGTCTGGGGGAAATCCGTCCGGTTATACAGTTGGACGTTAATTTCGAGATAGGCGCGGTCAGGATGCAGCGTGAAGCCTGCCATCCCTTTGGTGCGGAACATGCGCTCAATTTCACCCATCCATACCGTTCTGCTGCCATCAGCATTCTCATCAATGCGATAATCGACAGGCTCAAACGTGCTGGGGCGGTGATGTTGGGGCCAGTTAAACTCGATCCCGCCGGAGATCCAGGGACCCGTCAGGCCAACGAGGGCGGGCTTAATGACCTGGTTATAATAGATAAAGTGGTAGTTATTGGTCTTGTCCAGCGCCATCTGAACACGCCCGCCGATCTCCGGCAGGAGCATGATCTTTAGATAGCGGTTCTCCAGGAAGACCGCGTTATAGACCTGATCTTGCTTTTCATCGAAGACGCGCTCGACGATTGGATGCGGGTAAACGACGCCGCTGCTGCCCTGATAGACGCGCTTCTCAAGGAACATAGGGTTCTTTTCAGGTTCACCGATGCGATAGGTCGGGATTGTGACCTGCTCTACCCATGCCTGAACCCCGGCTTGTGTTCCATTCATGGTGTTTTACTCCTCTAACGCTCCGGCGGTATGTGAACCGCTGTCGCCCAATATGCTATAATCTCGCCAAAATGTTGCTGGATGAGTCCTATGTCCCAAATCCGTATCCGCGAAGGTTTTAAAGATCAAATCCTCTATGTCGTCCCTCGGAATGCCGTCGCGCGCTTTAACGAGCATCCGCTCATTTTCCCACTCATGCCGACTGACATCGGTTCGTACCCCCGTGCGCGCTTTCATTACTGCGAGCGCGAGCAAGGCGCCCAGGAGCACATCCTCATCTTTTGCACGGATGGCAGCGGTTGGTACGAGATTGATGGGCAGCGCGGGACCGTACAGCAGAACGAAGCTTTGCTCATCCGGCGGAATACACCGCACGTTTACGCCGCATCCGATAAATCCCCCTGGTCAATCAACTGGCTGCATTTCATCGGCAGTAGTGCGGATTTATTCGTGCGCCAGTTAAGTGCAGACGAGCACACGGTTGCAGTCGATGATGACACCAGCACCACACTGGGCAAGCTGTTCAGCGACTGCTGCAACGCATTGGCAACCGGCTTTGTGCTTCAGCGTATGATCTACGCCTCCCAGACACTGCATCATTTACTCGCTACCCTGTTCTTCGATAATCGTGCCTTTGCTCCCATGCTCCAGACGAGCCGTTTTCATAACCTGGATGCAACGCTGGCCTACCTGGAACAAAATATTGATAACCCGCTCACCCTTGCCGATATGGCAGCCCATGCTCGGCTGTCCCCATCGCATTTTTCCCGCTTGTTCAAAGAGCAGACCGGCTATTCGCCCATGGATTATTTCATCCATCTCAAGATGCAAACCGCCTGCAAGCTGCTTTATCTGACCGATCTCACGGTTCGAGAAGTCAGCTTTGAACTCGGCTATAGCGACCCGTACTACTTCTCCCGGCTATTCAAGAAGGTGATGGGCATGTCGCCCATGCAATACCGTAGCCAGCCGCGCGGCGAAATGACCGAGCGCCTCAGTCCATGACATATACATCACCTTTTGCTTTATGCTTTTGCTTACGCGGTTGGAACAATAGGCCAGCACGCAAGCGTATCGAAATCCACTTGATCGAAATCCACTTGATCGAAATCCACTTGATCGAAATCCACTTGATTAATGATCATTGACCCCCTTAAGGGCTAAGTCTTCGCTGAAGTGGCATGCTGCAAACTGCCCTGGTTTGATTTCTCTCAAGGGGGGCGTTTTGCTCGCGCAGATCGCCTGAGCATACGGGCAGCGCGGATGGAAGTAACAGCCAGATGGCGGATTCGCAGGGTTTGGTATTTCGCCCGTCACGGTGACGCGATGCCGCTTACGAGCCGGGTCAGGCCGTGGGATACTGCCGAGCAGCGCCTCCGTGTAAGGGTGGTTCGGCTTCTGATAGAGCGCGCTCGTTGGCGCCACTTCCACCAGACGTCCGACGTACATCACAGCGACCACATCACTCACATGCTCGACAACACCCAGGTCATGCGAGATGAATAAGTAAGACAGGTTCAACTGTGTCTGCAAATCTTTTAACAGATTCAGCGTTTGCGCCTGGACGGATACATCCAGTGCCGATGTCGGCTCGTCAGCAATCACCAACCGAGGATTCAGGGCCAGGGCGCGTGCGACGACAATACGCTGACGCTGCCCACCGCTGAAGGCATGCGGGAAGCGCCGCATATATTCCGGGCGCAGGCCGACGACCTTCAACAGTTCCGCGACGCGATCCTGGACTTCTTTCCCTTTGGCGATGTTATTGACGATCAACGGCTCGCCGATAATTTCCAACAGCGTCATACGCGGATTCAACGAAGCGAACGGGTCCTGGAAAACCATCTGCATATTGCGGCGCACATGATGCAGTGTGTCAGCATCGGCGCTCGCCACATCGACCGGGCCACGCGTTTCATCGTGGAAGATGACTTCACCAGAAGTTGGCTTAATACCACGCATCACGCTATGAGCCAACGTCGTCTTGCCGGAGCCACTTTCTCCAACTAGGCCCAGCGTTTGGCCTTCAGGGATCGTCAGGGAGACATCGTCCACAGCTTTGACGTACCCCACCGTCCGCTTAAAAAACCCGGCTGTGATGGGATAATAAGTCTTCAGGTTACGGATTTCGAGCAAGGGACGTTCGGCCACTTGTGGCGCATCAGGCTGGGCTGCCATATTGATCTCCTTCTGTTTTTTCGGAGTAGAGGAAGCAGCGAACGCTGTGCTCATCATCGAGCGGCACATCTGCTGGCAGTGCCGCATCACAAACACCCGGCATAAAGCTTGCGCAGCGCGGATGGAACGGGCACCCAGGCGGGATATTGAAAGGAGACGGCACCATACCTTCGATTGTCTGTAGATGCCCGCCGACTTTGTGCCCCACTTTCGGGATCGACTCCAACAGCGCGCGCGTGTAAGGGTGCTTCGGCTCTTTAAACAGCGATTGAATATCCGTCTTTTCAACCACACGACCGAGATACATCACGACGACATCTGTCGCCATCTCTGCGATTACGCCCAGGTCATGCGTGACGAACATCATCGCCATGCCAAATTCATCTTGCAAGTTCTGCATCAATTCCAGAATCTGGGCTTCTGTCGTCACATCCAGAGCGGTCGTTGGCTCATCCGCGATGAGCAGCTTGGGCTGCCCTGTGAGCGCCATAGCGATCATGACACGCTGACGCATACCACCGCTTAGCTGATGCGGATACTGCTTAAGCAAGCTGCGCGCCTGCGGCAGCCGGACCTTATCGAGCAGTTCGGTAGCGCGGTCCAGCGCAGCCCGCTTAGAAACTTTCTGGTGTACAAGCACCGCTTCTGCCAGTTGGTCGCCAATTGTGAAAAGCGGGTCGAGCGATGTCATCGGTTCCTGGAAGATCATAGCAATCTCATTACCACGG
The Phototrophicus methaneseepsis DNA segment above includes these coding regions:
- a CDS encoding M24 family metallopeptidase, with protein sequence MYKEVELTELALPEFGLPTIQPVITAELYRERLNHLVERAGAEGYDVFVVYGDKEHFPNLTYLTGYDPRFEESLLVIDIARYGEQKPLLLVGNEGIGYANISPIKDDLEFVLYQSMSLLSQPRGDSRSLADIMHSGGVKSGASVGVAGWKYFNEVETSSPSEWIEIPSYVVDTLRELAGSEGSVVNAGHIFMDATTGLRAINEVEQLAAFEFAETFASQSVRNVLFGVRPGMTELEAGELLRLNGLALAAHVFLASGERAFLGMASPSLNRIEEGDPFTVCCAPWGGLTSRAGFIVERADQLPEDIQDYVEKVVAPYFQAIVAWYEHIGIGVPGGELYDIIHDKIGDPFFGVKLNPGHLIHLDEWVHSPVYKDSKEQLKSGMALQVDVIPGTGTRYYTSNIEDGIALADEDLRAAFAEQYPEAWGRIQARRAFMQDVLGINLKPEVLPFSNIPAYLPPFVLAPQRAMRAL
- a CDS encoding M81 family metallopeptidase, which translates into the protein MRIAIGGIAVECCSFSPLPTRLDDITRLRGDELHAEYPFLPSLPEAEYVPLIRGRATPGGPVERSAYEQIKQEFLDKLREGGPWDGVYLDMHGALYVLGMEDAEGDWTASVREVVGEDCMISASYDLHGNVSPRVMANVDLLTAYRTAPHRDVTETRERACRLLVHCLMHDVHPNKVFIPVPLLLPGEKAMTTAEPAGSLYARIPEVIEAYDLLDVSILVGYAWVDEPRATACVITLGEDAGKAQQAAEELARDYWSRREGFRFGMPTGTVDACIEQAQALPEKPVFISDAGDNITGGGIGDVPYCLDRLLAHGITNCLYAGIVDAAAVAVCFDVGTGAEVSLSLGGKLDTTHGTPFEVVATVLKLDDTLTTNRHAIIDVQGIQVILTERRTAFTTAAQFDQLGIDPRTYELVVIKLGYLFPEIAPMAQHALLALSPGAIDPAVENLPYEHVKHPIFPLDREMTWHP
- a CDS encoding DUF5107 domain-containing protein, producing MNGTQAGVQAWVEQVTIPTYRIGEPEKNPMFLEKRVYQGSSGVVYPHPIVERVFDEKQDQVYNAVFLENRYLKIMLLPEIGGRVQMALDKTNNYHFIYYNQVIKPALVGLTGPWISGGIEFNWPQHHRPSTFEPVDYRIDENADGSRTVWMGEIERMFRTKGMAGFTLHPDRAYLEINVQLYNRTDFPQTFLWWANPAVAVNDDYQSVFPPDVYAVMDHGKRDVSSFPIATGTYYKMNYAPGTDISRYKNIPVPTSYMAYHSDFDFVGCYDHGKQAGMMHVANHHVVPGKKQWTWGSGDFGQAWDRHLTDEDGPYIELMCGAYTDNQPDFSWLQPGEEKRFTQIFMPYKRIGAPKNASKEVLLNLEVKGSKADIGVYVSSPRAVRVVLTCGDSVLFERAASLDPETLLEESITLPDGATVADLKLSVYDGESNAELLSYAPLVDQEHNIPDPATAARPPAEIETNEELFLNGLHLEQYRHATYEPEPYYEEALRRDPLDSRCNNALGLLLLRRGKFAEAEAYFRKAITRLISRNPNPYDGEPYYNLGIALRLQARYTEAFDAFYKAIWNAAWQDSGYFELARIACRRQSWDEALDLLGRSLANNTRHYKARHLKIAVLRHLGRTADAQQEADASLEMDRLDSGALVEQFWLNDDTTYRDLFGDDAQTCIEIALDYAHAGFYDEALNLLGAAPLTDPMVRYYAGWIQQQMGDNAAADASFVAAAGLSSDYCFPHRVEAVPALQAAIDSHPDDARAPYYLGNFWYAHRRYEEAITCWERAAELDPAFPTVYRNLGLAYMNKRGDEQAAKAAYERAFALNTADGRILFELDQLDKQLGRAPAERLARLEQYADLVQWRDDLTVERVLLLNVLGRSEEALTSLMSRTFHPWEGGEGKVTTQYVASQIEIAKRALLEERAQDAIDHLRQALIYPVSLGEGKLIGSHDNHIYFLLGVAYTLAGDPDQARANFEKATLGSMELASAMYYNDQPPELIFYQGLARLALGRVEEANSIFQALMDYGQEHMDDEVQMDYFAVSLPDFLVFDTDLKVRHRLHCHFMMGLGLLGLGKREEAQTEFDIVLAQQPDHLGAVVHRAWRFNPSGYTSSANYAS
- a CDS encoding AraC family transcriptional regulator — translated: MSQIRIREGFKDQILYVVPRNAVARFNEHPLIFPLMPTDIGSYPRARFHYCEREQGAQEHILIFCTDGSGWYEIDGQRGTVQQNEALLIRRNTPHVYAASDKSPWSINWLHFIGSSADLFVRQLSADEHTVAVDDDTSTTLGKLFSDCCNALATGFVLQRMIYASQTLHHLLATLFFDNRAFAPMLQTSRFHNLDATLAYLEQNIDNPLTLADMAAHARLSPSHFSRLFKEQTGYSPMDYFIHLKMQTACKLLYLTDLTVREVSFELGYSDPYYFSRLFKKVMGMSPMQYRSQPRGEMTERLSP
- a CDS encoding ABC transporter ATP-binding protein, translated to MAAQPDAPQVAERPLLEIRNLKTYYPITAGFFKRTVGYVKAVDDVSLTIPEGQTLGLVGESGSGKTTLAHSVMRGIKPTSGEVIFHDETRGPVDVASADADTLHHVRRNMQMVFQDPFASLNPRMTLLEIIGEPLIVNNIAKGKEVQDRVAELLKVVGLRPEYMRRFPHAFSGGQRQRIVVARALALNPRLVIADEPTSALDVSVQAQTLNLLKDLQTQLNLSYLFISHDLGVVEHVSDVVAVMYVGRLVEVAPTSALYQKPNHPYTEALLGSIPRPDPARKRHRVTVTGEIPNPANPPSGCYFHPRCPYAQAICASKTPPLREIKPGQFAACHFSEDLALKGVNDH
- a CDS encoding ABC transporter ATP-binding protein, with amino-acid sequence MTTNNVLLQVKDLRTHFFTEGGVVRAVDGVSFDIQPGKTLGVLGESGCGKSVTGFSILQLINPPGRVIDGEILYHREKNGREEIVDLAKLNPRGEEIRRIRGNEIAMIFQEPMTSLDPLFTIGDQLAEAVLVHQKVSKRAALDRATELLDKVRLPQARSLLKQYPHQLSGGMRQRVMIAMALTGQPKLLIADEPTTALDVTTEAQILELMQNLQDEFGMAMMFVTHDLGVIAEMATDVVVMYLGRVVEKTDIQSLFKEPKHPYTRALLESIPKVGHKVGGHLQTIEGMVPSPFNIPPGCPFHPRCASFMPGVCDAALPADVPLDDEHSVRCFLYSEKTEGDQYGSPA